From the genome of Chelmon rostratus isolate fCheRos1 chromosome 1, fCheRos1.pri, whole genome shotgun sequence, one region includes:
- the mespaa gene encoding mesoderm posterior aa — protein sequence MEVSYCSPLQLQDNSFLFDCESLLDKSYDPLAYDPASDPGYFSAGSSLSPTSSVDSFCFSPSSLQTAGNEQNALDCFVFKSPAAPRLTHDAQTLPCSRSSATTSSTKKSRSRYPGKKRQTASEREKLRMRDLTKAMHHLRTYLPPSVAPAGQTLTKIETLRLTIRYISYLSAQLGISEEVLEQRRSSGFVEQPQALSHFLDQPTASCSPQESDCHTMSTAQLSSLQPSYQVSSGAYFSCEQFWTAQQQLQNAAFSGQC from the exons ATGGAGGTGTCCTactgctctcctctccagctccaggaCAACTCTTTCCTGTTTGACTGCGAGTCCCTCCTGGACAAGTCTTATGATCCTCTGGCCTATGATCCGGCCTCGGACCCTGGTTACTTCAGCGCTGGCAGCAGCCTGTCTCCCACCTCTTCTGTGGACTCCTTCTGCTTCTCCCCCAGCTCCCTCCAGACGGCTGGAAACGAACAAAACGCTTTGGACTGTTTCGTCTTCAAGAGCCCGGCAGCACCTCGTCTGACCCACGATGCACAGACTCTGCCCTGCTCCAGATCCTCCGCAACCACATCCAGCACAAAGAAATCCAGGTCCAGATACCCGGGGAAGAAGCGCCAGACAGCCAGCGAGAGGGAGAAGCTGAGGATGAGGGATCTGACCAAGGCCATGCATCACCTCAGGACGTACCTGCCACCCTCAGTGGCACCAGCTGGGCAGACCCTGACCAAGATCGAGACGCTGCGCCTCACCATCCGCTACATCTCCTACCTGTCGGCTCAGCTGGGCATCAGCGAGGAGGTGTTGGAGCAGAGGAGATCCTCAGGCTTTGTGGAGCAGCCCCAAGCCCTAAGCCACTTCCTGGATCAGCCAACAGCCAGCTGCAGCCCACAAGAATCAGACTGTCACACCATGAGCACAGCCCAGCTGTCCTCGCTGCAGCCCTCATATCAG gTTTCCAGCGGAGCTTACTTCTCCTGCGAGCAGTTCTGGACGGCACAGCAGCAACTACAAAACGCCGCCTTCTCTGGACAGTGCTGA
- the LOC121608350 gene encoding mesogenin-1-like, with the protein MDTSSVPLLNYGLQYQWSSDSDLSSISSPETLSPVPSMDSSLSPSYQQLPQSTPKAAKSGYCQSLKSSPCSLSGRGRKTGRATRIRSKQRESASEKEKLRMRDLTKALHHLRSYLPPSVAPAGQTLTKIETLRLTIRYISYLSAQLGLSEEVLFQRREQGDTSASDASSPDILSYFQHGSMGGQGAQLQNQSLNQDLYSAQCHSQNTMLHSGSCSFGMDQYNEAPQRDMSMDTSLQSPPQPSCQMCGTDFCMPLVPREYWG; encoded by the exons ATGGATACCTCCTCCGTCCCTCTGCTCAACTACGGCCTGCAGTACCAGTGGAGCTCCGACTCGGACCTCTCTAGCATCTCTTCTCCAGAAACCCTCTCCCCTGTCCCCTCTATGGACTccagcctctctccctcctacCAGCAGCTGCCACAGTCCACTCCTAAGGCAGCTAAGAGCGGATATTGCCAGAGCCTCAAATCCTCACCCTGCTCCCTGTCTGGACGTGGCCGGAAGACGGGCCGAGCCACCCGGATCCGCAGCAAGCAGAGGGAGAGCGCCAGCGAGAAGGAAAAGCTGAGGATGAGGGATCTGACCAAGGCTCTGCATCACCTCCGTTCCTACCTCCCGCCCTCGGTGGCCCCCGCCGGACAGACTCTGACAAAGATAGAGACCCTCCGCCTCACCATCCGCTACATCTCCTACCTGTCGGCCCAGCTGGGCCTCAGCGAGGAGGTGCTGTTTCAGAGGAGGGAACAGGGAGACACCTCGGCCAGTGACGCCTCCTCACCTGACATCCTCAGCTACTTCCAGCACGGCTCCATGGGAGGCCAGGGGGCCCAGCTGCAGAACCAGAGCCTGAACCAGGACCTATACTCAGCCCAGTGCCACAGCCAGAACACCATGCTGCATTCTGGGAGCTGTAGTTTTGGAATGGATCAGTACAATGAAGCTCCGCAGAGAGACATGAGCATGGACACCTCCCTGCAGTCACCTCCACAGCCCTCCTGTCAG atGTGTGGCACAGACTTCTGCATGCCGCTGGTTCCCAGAGAGTATTGGGGTTAA
- the LOC121611566 gene encoding aminopeptidase Ey-like, translated as MGSGVYISKAVAVVCVVGAIGAVATIIALSVVYAQEKSKTDVTLPAFTSTAATPTTTPSTPGELWKNYRLPDSLAPVTYNVTLWPRLELSKEGLYIFTGESEVVFKCVRNTDLIIIHSNKLNLTKFEGHHAKLSGLNGASAPTLNKTWLEVPTQYLVVRLNSPLKAGSTYALYTEFTGELADDLGGFYRSEYMEDGVKKVLATTQMQPTDARKAFPCFDEPAMKAVFYMTLIHPNGTVALSNGMENGTINITKNNQSLLQTSFEPTEIMSTYLLAFVVCEFGFIPQQNKTKTADDVFIRIWARKKAIEEGQGDYALEKTGPILEFFQEYYASPYPLTKSDQIALPDFSAGAMENWGLITYRETALLYNPAVSSNGDKEWVATVISHELAHMWFGNLVTMRWWNDLWLNEGFATYVSYLGADRAELDWNMKDLIVLNEIIGVMAVDALASSHPLSSKEEDVQKPEDISQLFDSITYSKGAAVLRMLSEFITEDVFTQGLQTYLDEFKYNTTVYTDLWTHLQTAVSKNSITLPHSVEDIMNRWILQMGFPVVTIDTQTGSITQKHFLLDPDSVLDTPSDYNYEWFVPVTWIKTAGAEQQHWLLGKNETNKDFVLGANDWLVANINMTGFYRVNYDSNNWERLLAKLNSKHEDIPVINRAQIIDDAFNLARAKIVNTTLALRTTQFLINEVEYMPWQTASRNLDYFFLMFDRSELYGPMQAYINKQVTPLFEYFRNITNNWTEIPKGHTEQYNQVNAISLACSSGVAGCKELTTGWFRAWMENPTKNTISPNLKSTVYCSAIAEGGVKEWDFAWSMFKAATIASEAEKLMYALSCTKEPWLLNRYLQYCLDPEKIRKQDATSTIISIAGNPIGQPLAWDFIRANWGHIYNDYGGGSFSFGGLISGVTKRFSTDFDYNQLLQFKEENAGQLGSTTTSLDQALERTRANMNWVDTNKRQVLEWFTTEARAQG; from the exons ATGGGGTCAGGCGTCTACATCAGCAAAGCGGTGGCTGTAGTCTGTGTGGTTGGAGCCATCGGTGCTGTGGCCACCATCATAGCTCTGTCTGTGGTTTATGCTCAGGAGAAGTCAAAGACTGACGTGACACTTCCAGCCTTTACCAGTACTGCTGCCACTCCAACCACAACACCCTCCACCCCGGGGGAGCTCTGGAAGAACTACAGACTTCCAGACTCCCTCGCTCCTGTTACCTACAATGTGACCCTGTGGCCCCGGCTGGAGCTCAGCAAAGAGGGCCTGTACATATTCACGGGAGAGTCAGAGGTGGTCTTCAAATGTGTGAGGAACACCGACCTCATCATCATCCACTCCAACAAGCTGAACCTCACCAAATTTGAGGGACACCATGCCAAGCTCTCTGGCCTCAATGGAGCCTCTGCGCCCACGCTGAATAAGACCTGGTTGGAGGTTCCCACCCAATACCTGGTGGTCCGGCTCAACAGCCCGCTGAAGGCCGGCAGCACGTACGCGCTCTACACTGAGTTCACTGGAGAGCTGGCTGACGACCTGGGAGGATTCTACAGGAGTGAATACATGGAAGATGGCGTGAAAAA AGTTCTGGCCACGACTCAAATGCAGCCAACAGATGCCAGGAAAGCCTTCCCCTGCTTCGATGAGCCCGCCATGAAAGCTGTCTTCTACATGACTCTCATACACCCAAATGGGACAGTGGCTCTGTCCAACGGCATGGAAAACG GGACTATTAACATCACTAAGAATAACCAGAGTTTACTCCAGACGAGCTTCGAGCCCACAGAGATCATGTCAACCTACTTGCTGGCCTTTGTCGTATGCGAATTTGGTTTTAtaccacaacaaaacaaaacaaaaactgctgatGACGTGTTC ATCAGAATCTGGGCTCGCAAGAAGGCTATAGAGGAGGGACAGGGAGACTATGCCCTGGAGAAGACTGGACCCATACTGGAATTCTTTCAGGAATACTATGCCTCCCCTTACCCCCTGACCAAGTCAG ACCAGATCGCTCTTCCGGACTTCAGTGCCGGAGCCATGGAGAACTGGGGTCTGATCACCTACAGAGAAACTGCCCTCTTATACAACCCTGCCGTGTCATCCAATGGAGACAAGGAGTGGGTGGCAACGGTCATCTCGCATGAACTCGCTCATATG TGGTTTGGGAACTTGGTGACCATGAGGTGGTGGAATGACTTGTGGCTCAATGAGGGGTTTGCAACGTACGTCTCTTACCTTGGAGCAGATAGGGCAGAACTAGATTGGAACATG AAAGATTTAATAGTTCTGAATGAGATCATTGGTGTGATGGCTGTGGATGCCTTGGCCTCCTCCCATCCCCTGTCATCCAAAGAGGAGGACGTCCAGAAGCCAGAGGACATCAGTCAACTGTTTGACTCCATCACATACAGCAAG GGAGCTGCAGTCCTCAGGATGCTCTCAGAGTTTATCACTGAGGACGTCTTTACTCAAGGGCTCCAA ACATACTTAGACGAGTTCAAGTACAACACCACAGTCTACACAGACCTCTGGACGCACCTGCAAACG GCGGTGAGCAAAAACAGCATAACGCTGCCCCACTCTGTGGAGGATATCATGAACCGCTGGATCCTGCAGATGGGCTTCCCTGTGGTCACCATCGACACCCAGACTGGAAGTATCACCCAGAAACACTTCTTGTTGGACCCAGACTCTGTACTAGACACGCCTTCAGATTACAA CTATGAGTGGTTTGTCCCTGTTACGTGGATAAAGACTGCTGGAGCCGAACAGCAGCACTGGCTTCTTGGCAAAAACG aaacaaacaaagactttGTGCTGGGTGCTAATGACTGGTTGGTGGCCAACATAAACATGACGGGCTTCTACAGAGTCAACTATGACTCCAACAACTGGGAGCGCCTCCTCGCCAAGCTGAACTCCAAACATGAG GATATCCCAGTGATCAACCGAGCTCAAATTATCGATGATGCTTTCAACCTCGCAAG GGCAAAGATTGTGAACACAACTCTGGCTCTGAGGACCACCCAGTTCCTCATTAACGAGGTCGAATACATGCCCTGGCAGACAGCCAGCCGCAACTTGGACTACTTCTTCCTCATGTTTGACCGCAGTGAATTGTACGGACCCATGCAG GCTTACATAAACAAACAGGTCACTCCTCTGTTTGAGTACTTCAGAAACATCACTAACAACTGGACAGAGATCCCGAAAGGGCACACCGAACA GTACAACCAGGTGAATGCGATCTCCTTGGCCTGCAGCAGTGGAGTGGCCGGCTGTAAGGAGCTGACCACCGGATGGTTCAGAGCCTGGATGGAAAACCCAACGAAAAACAC GATTAGTCCAAACTTGAAGTCCACAGTGTACTGCAGTGCCATTGCAGAGGGAGGAGTGAAGGAGTGGGACTTTGCTTGGTCCATGTTTAAGGCGGCCACCATCGCTTCAGAAGCTGAGAAACTCATGTATGCTCTGTCCTGCACCAAAGAGCCCTGGCTGCTGAACAG gTATCTGCAGTATTGCCTGGACCCAGAGAAGATCCGTAAGCAGGATGCCACCTCCACCATTATTAGCATTGCTGGCAACCCCATCGGTCAACCTCTGGCATGGGACTTCATCAGAGCCAACTGGGGCCATATATACAATGA CTATGGTGGTGGATCATTTTCCTTTGGAGGACTAATCAGTGGAGTGACCAAACGATTCTCCACTGACTTTGATTACAACCAG ctgctgcagttcaaagaAGAAAATGCAGGGCAGCTGGGCTCGACCACCACATCTCTTGATCAGGCACTGGAGAGAACCAGGGCCAACATGAACTGGGTGGACACAAACAAGAGACAGGTGCTTGAGTGGTTCACCACTGAAGCGCGCGCTCAAGGTTAA
- the LOC121603912 gene encoding aminopeptidase N-like: MGKVYYVSKNVGLGMLVLAASALATIIALSIAYDKEKSKNRGKPGDGAMDSTSMPTPPITPFIPKEPWDHYRLPVSLVPVSYSVTLWPRLEPNAEGLFIFTGRSVVVFRCVEETDLIIIHSNKLNLTTFNGHHAKLTGLGGATAPTIQKSWLVVRTEYLVLQLHSRLAVGASYRLHTEFMGELADDLEGFYRSEYVEDGVKKVVATSQMQATYARKTFPCFDEPAMKAVFNVTIIHDRATVALSNGREIDTADSVVDGLPVRVTTFEPTERMSTYLLAFIVSDFVSIQSTQNSNLLVRIWARRKAIADRQGDYALNVTGPILHFYEHYYNATYPLSKSDQIALPDFHAGAMENWGLITYRETALLYDPVLSSTGNKERVATVISHELAHMWFGNLVTLQWWNDLWLNEGFASYVEYLGVDYAEPTWNIKDQIILYEVHKVFAVDALASSHPLSRREEEVSDPAQISEMFNTISYSKGAAVLRMLSEFLTEPVFAKGLSSYLNTFAFGNTVYTDLWDHLQQAVENTPGIHIPHTVHDIMNHWTLQMGFPVVTIDTRTGSVTQKHFLLDPDSVVDRPSQFNYTWFVPIKWIKTGREQQQYWLLQKTDSHSLMRVSGQDWVLANTNVSGYFRVNYDLDNWDRLLSLLDTNHQTLSVINRAQIIDDAFNLARAKIINTTLALRTTKYLSKERDYIPWESALRNLDYYIIMFDRTEVYGALQAYLKKQIKPLFEHFKTITENWTKVPAGHTDQYNQINAIGIACSMGVAGCRELIQSWYGQWMENPHHNPIHPNLKSTVYCTAIASGGVEEWDFAWRMFKNATLASEASRLRSAMACAKAPWLLNRYLEYTLDPTKIRKQDATSTIQYIARNVVGMPLAWNFVRERWGYIFQQYGKGSFSFSNLVSGITKRFSSEFELQELRKFKEDNLHVGFGSATLALEQAIEKTTANIKWVKENKDHTLKWFTEVST, encoded by the exons ATGGGGAAAGTCTACTATGTCAGTAAAAATGTGGGCCTCGGGATGCTTGTACTGGCAGCGAGTGCTCTGGCTACGATCATAGCTCTGTCGATTGCCTACGACAAGGAGAAATCCAAGAATCGAGGCAAGCCTGGAGATGGAGCAATGGACAGCACCAGCATGCCTACACCCCCAATAACCCCCTTCATCCCGAAAGAGCCCTGGGACCACTACAGACTTCCAGTCTCCCTTGTTCCTGTCTCCTACAGCGTGACCCTGTGGCCCCGGCTGGAGCCCAATGCAGAAGGCCTGTTCATCTTCACTGGACGTTCAGTGGTGGTCTTCAGATGTGTGGAGGAAACAGACCTCATCATCATCCACTCCAACAAGCTGAACCTCACCACTTTCAATGGGCACCATGCTAAGCTGACCGGCCTGGGTGGAGCCACTGCGCCCACTATACAAAAGTCTTGGCTTGTTGTGAGGACGGAGTATCTGGTTCTTCAGCTACACAGCAGACTTGCTGTTGGAGCATCATATAGACTTCACACTGAATTTATGGGGGAGCTGGCTGATGACCTGGAAGGCTTCTACAGGAGTGAATATGTTGAGGATGGCGTGAAGAA AGTTGTTGCTACCTCGCAGATGCAAGCAACGTATGCCAGGAAAACCTTCCCTTGTTTTGACGAGCCAGCCATGAAAGCCGTCTTCAATGTCACCATCATCCATGACAGAGCCACTGTGGCCCTGTCTAACGGCAGGGAAATCG ACACAGCAGACTCTGTCGTCGATGGCTTGCCTGTCAGAGTGACTACTTTTGAGCCCACAGAGAGAATGTCCACGTATCTGCTGGCATTTATTGTCAGCGACTTTGTTAGCATTCAGTCAACCCAAAACAGCAATTTGTTG GTCCGAATCTGGGCTCGAAGAAAAGCCATAGCTGACAGGCAGGGTGACTATGCTCTGAATGTTACAGGGCCGATCCTTCACTTCTATGAACACTACTACAATGCAACATATCCACTCTCCAAGTCAG ATCAGATAGCTCTGCCTGACTTCCATGCAGGGGCGATGGAGAACTGGGGTCTGATCACATACAGGGAGACGGCCCTGCTCTATGACCCCGTGTTATCCTCCACGGGGAACAAAGAAAGAGTTGCAACTGTAATCTCCCATGAACTTGCACACATG tggtTTGGCAACCTGGTGACTCTGCAATGGTGGAATGACCTGTGGTTGAACGAGGGGTTTGCGTCTTACGTGGAGTACCTCGGAGTTGACTACGCTGAGCCCACCTGGAACATT AAAGACCAGATCATACTGTACGAGGTGCACAAGGTGTTTGCTGTGGATGCCCTGGCGTCCTCCCACCCGCTGTCGCGCCGAGAAGAGGAGGTCAGCGACCCTGCTCAGATCAGCGAGATGTTCAACACCATCTCCTACAGCAAG ggaGCAGCTGTGCTCAGGATGCTGTCAGAGTTCCTCACTGAGCCTGTGTTTGCCAAAGGACTCAGT TCTTACCTGAACACATTCGCCTTTGGCAACACAGTGTATACAGACTTGTGGGACCACCTCCAACAG GCAGTTGAAAACACACCAGGTATACATATTCCTCACACCGTCCACGACATCATGAACCACTGGACTCTTCAGATGGGCTTCCCAGTGGTCACTATTGACACCCGGACAGGAAGTGTCACCcagaaacacttcctgttgGATCCAGACTCTGTAGTGGACAGGCCCTCTCAGTTCAA ttACACGTGGTTTGTCCCTATTAAATGGATAAAGACAGGCAGGGAGCAGCAACAGTACTGGCTCCTACAAAAGACAG ACAGCCACAGTCTGATGAGAGTGTCAGGACAGGACTGGGTGCTGGCGAACACCAATGTATCTGGGTACTTCAGGGTGAACTATGATCTTGACAACTGGGATcgtctcctctccctgctggACACCAACCATCAG ACTTTGTCAGTCATCAACAGAGCGCAGATCATAGATGATGCATTCAACCTAGCAag AGCCAAAATAATCAATACAACATTGGCCCTGAGAACTACTAAATACCTGTCCAAGGAAAGAGACTACATCCCCTGGGAGTCAGCTCTGAGAAACCTCGACTACTACATCATCATGTTTGACCGCACTGAGGTCTATGGAGCTTTACAG GCATACCTcaagaaacaaatcaaaccacTTTTTGAGCACTTCAAGACGATTACAGAAAACTGGACCAAAGTGCCTGCAGGACATACAGACCA GTATAATCAGATCAATGCTATTGGAATAGCCTGCAGTATGGGTGTGGCGGGTTGCAGGGAGCTGATCCAAAGCTGGTACGGACAGTGGATGGAAAATCCACATCACAACCC GATCCATCCGAACCTGAAAAGCACAGTTTACTGCACTGCTATAGCCTCTGGCGGTGTGGAGGAGTGGGACTTCGCCTGGAGAATGTTCAAGAACGCCACTCTTGCATCTGAAGCATCCAGGCTCAGGTCGGCCATGGCGTGCGCCAAAGCACCCTGGCTTTTGAACAG GTATCTGGAGTACACGCTGGACCCAACTAAGATCCGCAAGCAAGACGCCACCTCCACCATCCAGTACATCGCCCGAAACGTTGTGGGGATGCCGCTGGCCTGGAACTTCGTCAGAGAGAGATGGGGCTACATTTTCCAGCA GTATGGAAAAGGGTCATTTTCCTTCTCAAATCTCGTCAGTGGAATCACAAAGAGATTCTCTTCAGAGTTTGAGTTGCAGGAG CTGAGGAAATTCAAAGAGGACAACCTCCATGTTGGTTTTGGCTCAGCCACCTTGGCCCTGGAGCAGGCCATAGAGAAGACCACAGCCAACATCAAGTGGGTGAAGGAGAACAAAGACCACACGCTGAAGTGGTTTACTGAGGTGTCCACATGA